One segment of bacterium DNA contains the following:
- a CDS encoding PfkB family carbohydrate kinase: MRGRNRTQPPLLFTAGELMVERHARHPDHLGVGGAAANAALAFVRAGGRAAFACRLAEDEHLPLLRGELERVGLWSPAVVLGGPFNAAYTIGADCPYGRFGYAREGSAGGGLAPDDLDGEPIAGADVVLISGVFASLNPTTRATVRRILDLAAPRAVVAYDVNHRPALASPEGARAVYEELSPRLAFVKADLDEGRMLWGGGDPLEVSLRGASRHPLVMLTLGADGLVLVADGEPEIVPAASAECVDPTGAGDAALGTALFHLARGRSPREMGRAAADAGARCVGSLGAWGYPVGNPS, encoded by the coding sequence ATGCGCGGGCGTAATCGTACCCAACCACCTCTGTTATTCACCGCCGGGGAGCTGATGGTGGAGCGCCACGCCCGGCACCCCGACCACTTGGGTGTGGGGGGTGCCGCGGCTAATGCGGCCCTGGCCTTCGTCCGCGCCGGGGGACGGGCGGCCTTCGCCTGCCGCCTGGCCGAGGACGAGCACCTGCCGCTCCTTCGCGGCGAGCTCGAGCGCGTCGGCCTGTGGAGCCCCGCCGTCGTCCTCGGAGGGCCGTTCAACGCGGCGTACACCATCGGGGCCGACTGTCCCTACGGCCGGTTCGGCTACGCGCGCGAGGGCAGCGCCGGCGGGGGGCTCGCGCCCGACGACCTGGACGGGGAGCCGATTGCCGGGGCGGACGTGGTGTTGATTTCCGGTGTCTTCGCCTCCCTGAACCCGACCACCCGGGCGACGGTGCGCCGCATTCTGGACCTCGCCGCCCCCCGGGCCGTCGTCGCCTACGACGTCAACCACCGCCCCGCCCTGGCCTCGCCCGAGGGGGCGCGGGCGGTGTACGAGGAGCTCTCGCCGCGCCTCGCTTTCGTCAAGGCGGACCTGGACGAGGGCCGGATGCTCTGGGGCGGCGGCGACCCGCTCGAGGTCTCCCTGCGCGGGGCGTCCCGGCATCCCCTCGTCATGCTCACGCTGGGCGCGGACGGCCTCGTCCTCGTCGCCGACGGGGAACCGGAAATCGTACCGGCTGCGTCCGCGGAGTGCGTGGACCCCACCGGGGCGGGCGACGCGGCGCTGGGAACGGCTCTTTTTCACCTCGCCCGGGGGCGGTCCCCCCGGGAGATGGGCCGAGCCGCGGCCGACGCCGGCGCGCGGTGCGTCGGGTCCCTAGGCGCCTGGGGCTATCCGGTCGGGAATCCCTCGTGA
- the ilvD gene encoding dihydroxy-acid dehydratase has product MPGFRESAPEAVPLRLAAGMHPDEAGRPWILIESSAGETHPGSSHLLRLSELCADEVRRAGGAPYRCFCTDICDGVAQGTPAGGLSLAGRELYALAAELHARGGHADGVLLLSSCDKSIPAHLIAAVRQNLPAVLVPGGVMPRSTDGGTLADVGELAAARRRGKMTGAEFEERSRGLCPGPGACAFMGTAGTMQCLAVGLGLALPGSELLPPFSPAQLSACRRSAETLMRLVGAGVAPRDLLDARSLENAVALLAALGGSTNALLHLAALARELGVPFDLRGVDRVAARVPRLVNLRPAGAHPTDRFHLAGGVPAVVELLIGLGLFDSQARTVSGNWGEALEGWRRLDDPQHRSALLAEGGESPDDYVSLVVTAPFGPPGGIRVLFGNLAPRGAVVKPAGVERTLFQGPARVFGSEGAALDAVATGAVRPGDVVVLAGQGPRGAGMPELFYLSAAIREHPTLNGAVALVTDGRFSGATAGPCVGHVCPEAAAGGPLALVREGDAVLVDLEGRRLELLVDASELERRRAAWTPPAHPGGSGLLALYRKSALQADEGGGFDARA; this is encoded by the coding sequence TTGCCCGGCTTTCGTGAATCGGCCCCCGAGGCGGTGCCCCTGCGTCTGGCCGCGGGGATGCACCCCGACGAGGCCGGCCGTCCCTGGATTCTGATCGAGTCCTCCGCCGGGGAGACCCACCCCGGCTCCTCCCATCTGCTGCGACTCAGCGAGCTTTGCGCCGACGAGGTCCGCCGCGCCGGCGGCGCGCCCTACCGCTGTTTCTGCACCGACATCTGCGACGGCGTGGCCCAGGGGACGCCTGCCGGGGGCCTCTCCCTCGCGGGCCGCGAGCTCTACGCCCTCGCCGCCGAGCTGCACGCCCGGGGCGGTCACGCCGACGGCGTCCTCCTCCTCTCCTCCTGCGATAAATCCATCCCGGCCCACCTCATCGCCGCGGTCCGCCAAAACCTCCCGGCCGTCCTGGTGCCCGGCGGGGTGATGCCCCGCTCCACCGACGGCGGAACCCTGGCCGACGTGGGGGAGCTGGCGGCCGCCCGTCGGCGGGGTAAAATGACCGGGGCTGAGTTCGAGGAGAGGAGCCGCGGGCTCTGCCCCGGTCCGGGCGCCTGCGCATTCATGGGCACGGCGGGGACCATGCAGTGCCTGGCCGTGGGTCTCGGTCTGGCGCTCCCCGGCTCTGAGCTGCTGCCGCCTTTTAGTCCCGCGCAGCTCTCGGCCTGCCGGCGGTCGGCGGAAACGCTGATGCGCCTCGTCGGGGCGGGTGTTGCGCCCCGGGACCTCCTCGACGCGCGTTCACTCGAAAACGCCGTGGCCCTGCTGGCGGCGCTGGGCGGTTCGACCAACGCCCTTTTGCACCTGGCGGCCCTGGCCCGCGAGCTCGGCGTCCCCTTCGACCTGCGCGGGGTGGACCGCGTCGCGGCGCGCGTGCCCCGCCTGGTCAACCTGCGTCCGGCGGGCGCGCACCCGACGGACCGCTTCCACCTGGCCGGCGGCGTCCCGGCGGTGGTCGAGCTGCTGATCGGGCTCGGCCTCTTCGATTCACAGGCCCGGACGGTCTCGGGGAATTGGGGCGAGGCCCTGGAAGGTTGGCGCCGCCTGGACGACCCGCAACATCGGAGCGCCCTTTTGGCCGAGGGCGGCGAGTCGCCTGATGATTACGTGAGTCTCGTGGTGACCGCCCCCTTCGGCCCCCCGGGTGGTATCCGCGTTCTCTTCGGCAACCTGGCGCCGCGGGGGGCGGTGGTCAAGCCGGCCGGGGTCGAGCGGACGCTTTTCCAGGGTCCGGCCCGCGTTTTCGGCTCCGAGGGCGCCGCGCTCGACGCGGTGGCGACCGGGGCGGTGAGGCCCGGCGACGTGGTCGTCCTGGCCGGTCAAGGTCCCCGGGGGGCGGGGATGCCCGAGCTCTTCTACCTCTCCGCCGCCATCCGCGAGCACCCCACGCTGAACGGCGCGGTGGCACTGGTCACCGACGGCCGCTTCTCCGGGGCCACCGCGGGGCCGTGCGTGGGCCACGTCTGCCCCGAGGCGGCGGCGGGCGGTCCCCTGGCCTTGGTGCGTGAGGGGGACGCGGTCCTGGTGGACCTGGAGGGGAGGCGGCTGGAGCTCCTGGTGGACGCATCCGAGCTCGAACGGCGGCGCGCCGCCTGGACCCCGCCGGCACACCCGGGGGGGTCCGGTCTGCTCGCGCTGTACCGAAAATCAGCCCTCCAGGCCGACGAGGGTGGAGGGTTCGATGCGCGGGCGTAA
- the recR gene encoding recombination mediator RecR, producing MLVPSLQKLLAALRRLPGVGPKSAQRIGYHILRATREEAVELARAVVALKDRVGLCSVCGNVAERVEGASENTPLECPVCTDPRRDSSRLLIVEEPYNVEAFQKTGVYDGLYHVLGGLFDPLAGVGAVELGLDALARRVSGGSFREVILATSPTTAGEATASYLHELLKPFGVTLTRIAVGLAPGADVDYADEISLRLALEGRREYGSTGR from the coding sequence ATCTTGGTCCCGAGCTTACAGAAACTCCTCGCGGCGTTGCGTCGTCTGCCCGGCGTGGGACCTAAATCGGCCCAGCGGATCGGGTACCATATCCTCCGCGCGACCCGGGAAGAGGCCGTGGAGTTGGCGCGGGCCGTCGTCGCCCTCAAGGACCGCGTCGGTCTGTGCTCGGTCTGCGGCAACGTGGCGGAGCGGGTGGAGGGGGCCTCGGAGAATACGCCGCTCGAGTGCCCGGTCTGCACCGATCCCCGGCGGGACTCCAGCCGCCTCTTGATCGTCGAGGAGCCTTACAACGTCGAGGCCTTTCAGAAGACGGGGGTTTACGACGGTCTGTACCACGTGCTCGGCGGGCTCTTCGACCCCCTGGCCGGGGTGGGAGCCGTGGAGCTGGGTCTGGACGCGCTGGCTCGGCGGGTCTCCGGGGGGTCGTTCCGGGAGGTGATTCTGGCCACCAGCCCCACCACCGCCGGTGAGGCCACCGCCAGCTACCTCCACGAACTGCTGAAGCCCTTCGGCGTCACGTTGACGCGGATCGCCGTCGGCCTGGCGCCCGGGGCCGACGTGGATTACGCCGACGAGATCTCGCTACGCCTGGCTCTGGAGGGTCGGCGGGAGTACGGGTCCACCGGGAGATAG
- a CDS encoding septum formation initiator family protein — protein MTSRLEKTHRRADGRPWLRRRWWLLAIIAAALLAYFLLGSHASLFRLGELEEEKEQLHQRYNEALETAGHYRELLDKLGADDAFLEKLVRERLGLAAEGERVYVIIDKTGEGE, from the coding sequence ATGACTTCCCGGCTGGAAAAGACCCATCGCCGCGCCGACGGCCGGCCCTGGCTCCGGCGGCGCTGGTGGCTGCTGGCCATCATAGCCGCGGCGCTCCTGGCGTATTTCCTCTTGGGTTCCCATGCCAGCCTCTTCCGACTGGGGGAGCTCGAGGAGGAGAAAGAACAGCTTCACCAGCGGTACAACGAGGCCCTGGAGACGGCTGGGCACTACCGGGAGCTCTTGGATAAGCTCGGGGCGGACGACGCGTTCCTGGAGAAGCTCGTACGGGAGCGGTTGGGGCTGGCCGCCGAGGGCGAGCGCGTCTACGTCATAATAGACAAGACCGGCGAAGGAGAATAG
- the eda gene encoding bifunctional 4-hydroxy-2-oxoglutarate aldolase/2-dehydro-3-deoxy-phosphogluconate aldolase: MTARTVEAIGAARVVPVIRTTEPGLALPAAEALIAGGASVLEVALTCPDALEVVAALAGRIPVGAASVSSVEILEEAVRRGAAFTVSPHSDPALLERARRLGTLHIPGAATPTEAVAAVKAGAALVKIFPARELGGPVYLRALLAPLPELRLIPAGGVSPGEVAQYLAAGAFAVALGSELVRREWLRDGAWDKLQGAMEDLLARLS; encoded by the coding sequence GTGACGGCCCGAACGGTGGAGGCCATAGGCGCGGCCCGGGTGGTGCCGGTAATCCGCACGACCGAGCCCGGTTTGGCCCTGCCGGCCGCCGAGGCGCTCATCGCCGGGGGAGCGTCGGTGCTGGAGGTGGCGCTGACATGCCCCGATGCCCTCGAGGTCGTCGCCGCCCTGGCGGGGCGGATTCCGGTCGGCGCGGCCAGCGTGTCATCGGTCGAAATATTGGAGGAGGCGGTCCGGCGAGGGGCCGCTTTCACCGTTTCGCCCCACTCGGACCCCGCGCTGCTGGAGCGGGCGCGGAGGCTGGGTACGCTGCACATCCCCGGCGCGGCCACACCCACCGAGGCGGTCGCGGCCGTCAAGGCGGGAGCGGCCTTGGTGAAAATCTTCCCGGCGCGGGAGCTCGGCGGACCCGTCTACCTGCGGGCACTCCTCGCCCCCCTGCCGGAGCTGCGGCTGATCCCCGCCGGCGGCGTCTCCCCCGGCGAGGTCGCCCAGTACCTCGCGGCGGGGGCCTTCGCCGTGGCGCTGGGTTCGGAGCTGGTGCGGCGGGAGTGGCTGCGCGACGGCGCCTGGGATAAACTCCAGGGGGCGATGGAGGACCTTCTTGCCCGGCTTTCGTGA
- the proS gene encoding proline--tRNA ligase — protein MSKASNDKKRSLEAISDIHEDFSAWYTDVVRQAKLADYTILKGCMVIRPYGYALWENMRDYLDARIKATGHVNAYFPLFIPESLLAKEAEHVEGFAPEVAWVTHGGDKELEERVAIRPTSEAIICSIYSKWVQSYRDLPLLINQWANVVRWEKVTRLFLRTTEFLWQEGHTCHRTEAEAINEALKMLEVYERFYTEDLAIPVLKGLKSQSEKFAGARDTFCVEALMKDGRALQAGTTHDLGQHFAKVFDITFLDEDESQKHVWQTSWGVSTRSVGAVVMTHGDERGLRLPPRIAPVQVVVVPILFDKTRDETLHYCSYVTEILSDFRVELDETDKSPGWKFAEHELRGVPIRLEVGPRDMEGDQVTLVRRDTGEKRPVLVSDLPRVTKETLDQIQEGLYRQALAYREGLTFRVGTLAELSAGLEEKRGLYHAPWCGDAACENEVKDKTKATIRLLPFDQPEERGACLVCGKDARWEAIFARAY, from the coding sequence ATGTCGAAAGCTAGTAATGACAAAAAGCGTTCCCTAGAGGCCATCAGCGACATCCACGAGGACTTCTCGGCCTGGTACACCGACGTGGTCCGTCAGGCCAAGCTGGCCGACTACACCATCCTCAAGGGCTGCATGGTCATCCGCCCCTACGGGTACGCCCTGTGGGAGAACATGCGGGACTACCTGGACGCCCGGATCAAGGCCACGGGCCACGTCAACGCCTACTTCCCCCTGTTCATCCCGGAGAGCCTCCTGGCGAAGGAGGCCGAGCACGTGGAGGGCTTCGCCCCCGAGGTGGCCTGGGTGACCCACGGCGGCGACAAGGAGCTCGAGGAGAGAGTCGCCATCCGCCCCACCTCCGAGGCCATCATCTGCTCCATCTACTCCAAGTGGGTCCAGAGCTACCGCGACCTGCCGCTTCTCATCAACCAGTGGGCCAACGTGGTGCGCTGGGAAAAGGTGACTCGGCTCTTCCTGCGGACCACGGAGTTCCTCTGGCAGGAGGGGCACACCTGCCACCGCACCGAGGCCGAGGCGATCAACGAGGCGCTGAAGATGCTGGAGGTCTACGAGCGGTTCTACACCGAAGACCTGGCGATACCGGTGCTCAAGGGGCTCAAGTCGCAGTCGGAGAAGTTCGCCGGGGCGCGGGACACATTCTGCGTCGAGGCGCTGATGAAGGACGGTCGCGCCCTGCAGGCCGGGACGACCCACGACCTGGGCCAGCACTTCGCGAAGGTTTTCGACATCACCTTTCTGGACGAGGACGAGTCCCAGAAGCACGTCTGGCAGACGAGCTGGGGGGTGAGCACCCGCTCGGTGGGCGCCGTGGTGATGACCCACGGCGACGAGCGCGGCCTGCGCCTGCCGCCCCGTATCGCCCCGGTCCAGGTGGTCGTGGTCCCCATCCTCTTCGACAAGACCCGGGACGAAACCCTCCACTACTGCTCCTACGTCACCGAAATACTCTCCGATTTCCGGGTGGAGCTGGACGAAACGGACAAGAGCCCGGGGTGGAAATTCGCCGAGCACGAGCTGCGCGGGGTGCCGATCCGTCTCGAGGTGGGCCCCCGGGACATGGAGGGGGACCAGGTGACCCTGGTCCGGCGGGACACGGGTGAGAAGCGGCCGGTGCTGGTCTCGGACCTGCCCCGGGTGACGAAGGAGACCCTGGACCAGATCCAGGAGGGGCTTTACCGTCAGGCCCTGGCGTACCGCGAGGGGCTCACCTTCCGGGTGGGCACGCTGGCCGAGCTCTCCGCCGGCCTGGAGGAAAAGCGCGGCCTCTACCACGCCCCCTGGTGCGGGGACGCGGCCTGCGAGAACGAGGTCAAGGACAAGACCAAGGCGACCATCCGGCTCCTGCCCTTCGATCAGCCCGAGGAGCGCGGCGCGTGCCTGGTCTGCGGTAAAGATGCCCGCTGGGAGGCGATTTTCGCCCGGGCCTATTGA
- a CDS encoding DUF2007 domain-containing protein: METVFVAVDPEFVGRQLKIENDPLGRIARRLPGIKLAFIRSAALAEHLATLNEPAALAYYRSRTGEVRPARVNPDDFPDRLSAMLAGTAAAAGAPFVLTDNQELTHLPYHGGRFVDEWDLADALGAGEAVEPLVAGQKTESVYKCADEIQCNMLVSLLESEAIPCLVKSQEVTSLDGLLATGAGFWADLHVFAGDADRARRLIGEFLAAGTEE, encoded by the coding sequence ATGGAAACCGTTTTCGTCGCGGTGGACCCGGAGTTCGTCGGGCGCCAGTTGAAAATCGAGAACGACCCCCTGGGGCGGATCGCCCGCCGGCTGCCCGGGATAAAGCTCGCCTTCATCCGCAGCGCGGCCCTCGCCGAGCACCTGGCGACGCTGAACGAGCCCGCCGCCCTGGCGTACTACCGGAGCCGGACCGGGGAGGTCCGCCCGGCCCGGGTGAACCCCGACGACTTTCCGGACCGTCTCTCGGCGATGCTGGCCGGGACCGCCGCGGCCGCCGGAGCGCCCTTCGTCCTCACCGACAACCAGGAGCTGACCCACCTGCCGTACCACGGCGGGCGGTTCGTGGACGAGTGGGACCTCGCGGACGCCCTCGGCGCGGGCGAAGCCGTCGAGCCGCTCGTGGCGGGGCAGAAAACCGAGTCCGTGTACAAGTGCGCCGACGAGATCCAGTGTAACATGCTGGTCAGCCTCCTGGAGAGCGAGGCCATCCCCTGCCTGGTCAAGAGCCAGGAGGTGACGTCCCTGGACGGGCTGTTGGCCACGGGGGCCGGATTCTGGGCCGACCTCCACGTCTTCGCCGGGGACGCCGATCGGGCCAGGCGGCTCATCGGGGAGTTCCTCGCCGCCGGGACGGAGGAATGA
- a CDS encoding DUF4388 domain-containing protein, with the protein MAFDGDLKSFSLSDILQMLQMGKRTGALSIRHGEEIGTLYFRKGELVHATYKNLTGEDAAYSLLNWKTGRFRFDTTIYPTRRSIEISTTNLILEAARRSDELADLQTELPPPDTVLHFANVAGKVDEIHLSADEWKVLSLVDSRRSIAAICADSEIDEVSTLQIIEKLLGIGLLQRLGGDPPLGEEGPPTTSTDWEQPPL; encoded by the coding sequence ATGGCCTTCGACGGTGACCTGAAGAGCTTCTCGCTGTCCGACATCCTGCAGATGCTGCAGATGGGTAAGCGGACCGGCGCTCTCTCCATCCGTCACGGTGAGGAGATAGGCACACTCTACTTTCGCAAGGGAGAGCTGGTCCACGCCACGTACAAGAACCTGACCGGCGAGGATGCGGCGTACAGCCTTTTAAACTGGAAGACCGGCCGCTTTCGCTTCGACACGACCATCTACCCCACCCGCCGCTCCATCGAAATTTCAACGACGAACCTGATTCTGGAGGCCGCCCGTCGGTCCGACGAGCTGGCGGACCTGCAGACGGAACTTCCACCACCGGACACCGTTCTCCACTTCGCCAACGTAGCCGGAAAGGTGGACGAGATCCACCTCTCCGCCGACGAGTGGAAGGTCCTCTCCCTGGTGGACAGCCGGCGAAGCATCGCCGCAATCTGCGCCGACAGCGAGATTGACGAGGTTTCCACCCTCCAGATCATCGAGAAGCTCCTGGGCATCGGGCTGCTGCAGCGGCTCGGCGGTGATCCCCCCCTGGGCGAGGAGGGGCCGCCCACGACGTCCACCGACTGGGAGCAGCCGCCCCTCTGA
- a CDS encoding GTPase domain-containing protein — protein sequence MSLINYASKEINCKIVYYGCGLCGKTTNLLYVHKKIDPASKGKLVSLATETDRTLFFDFLPLDLGTIQGFTTRFHLYTVPGQVHYDASRKLILKGVDGLVFVVDSQIERVEDNLDSLENLKVNLRSQGYDFNDLPMVLQHNKRDLPNIVPVDELERQLNHRDDPAFEAIATEGVGVFDVLRAISKLVLAALSQHQNA from the coding sequence ATGTCACTGATCAACTACGCCAGCAAAGAGATAAACTGCAAAATCGTCTATTATGGTTGCGGTCTGTGCGGTAAGACCACGAATCTTCTCTACGTCCACAAGAAGATTGACCCCGCCTCGAAGGGCAAGCTGGTGAGTCTTGCCACCGAAACCGACCGCACCCTCTTTTTCGACTTCCTCCCCCTCGATCTCGGCACCATCCAGGGTTTCACCACCCGCTTCCACCTCTACACCGTGCCGGGACAGGTCCACTACGACGCGAGCCGGAAGCTCATCCTCAAGGGGGTGGACGGGCTGGTCTTCGTGGTGGATTCCCAGATCGAGCGCGTGGAGGACAATCTGGACAGCCTGGAGAACCTCAAGGTGAACCTCCGCTCCCAGGGTTACGACTTCAACGACCTCCCCATGGTACTCCAGCACAACAAACGGGACCTGCCGAACATCGTTCCCGTGGACGAGCTGGAACGCCAGCTCAACCACCGCGACGATCCGGCCTTCGAGGCGATAGCCACGGAGGGGGTCGGCGTTTTCGACGTCCTTCGGGCCATCTCAAAGCTGGTTCTCGCCGCCCTTAGCCAGCACCAGAACGCTTGA
- the coaE gene encoding dephospho-CoA kinase (Dephospho-CoA kinase (CoaE) performs the final step in coenzyme A biosynthesis.): MLTLGWTGGVASGKTTALELLGKIARLDVFEADRLGHKLLREPWIRDAVVELCGRDILDGGGEIDRGLLGRMVFADRELLVSYNTLIHPPLVEGIRTAVEEARNRNDAEAFVVDAALIFEWGIGQLFDAVVAIRAAQGLALRRLLREGLTEIEARQRLNSQLREEVKVQRADFVIINDNDLEALGRRVWFLWEHQLAPLKRARAT, from the coding sequence GTGCTGACTCTTGGTTGGACAGGCGGCGTGGCTTCGGGGAAGACCACGGCGCTCGAGCTCCTGGGCAAGATTGCCCGCCTGGACGTCTTCGAGGCGGACCGGCTCGGGCACAAGCTCCTCCGCGAACCGTGGATTCGGGACGCGGTGGTGGAGCTCTGCGGCCGGGACATCCTGGACGGTGGCGGCGAGATTGACCGAGGCCTTCTGGGGAGGATGGTCTTCGCGGACAGGGAGTTACTCGTCAGCTACAACACCCTGATCCACCCACCTCTCGTCGAGGGCATCCGCACCGCCGTCGAGGAGGCCCGGAACCGGAACGACGCAGAGGCCTTCGTGGTTGACGCGGCCCTCATCTTCGAGTGGGGGATAGGCCAGCTCTTCGACGCGGTGGTGGCGATCCGGGCCGCCCAGGGACTGGCGCTCAGGCGGCTACTGCGCGAGGGGCTGACGGAAATCGAGGCCCGGCAGCGGCTCAACAGTCAGCTCCGCGAGGAAGTCAAGGTCCAGCGGGCCGATTTCGTCATCATCAACGACAACGACCTGGAGGCGCTCGGGCGGCGCGTCTGGTTCCTCTGGGAGCACCAGCTCGCCCCGCTAAAGAGGGCGAGGGCCACGTGA
- a CDS encoding roadblock/LC7 domain-containing protein translates to MAQIVELFEEDYQIINQTLSRLLTESNARIVLLVDRSGQLISSHGDTSNMDSTAFASLSAGNFAATSALAKILGQDEFSVLFHQGEKESIHISVVQSRVILVIVFDNRTSLGLVRLRVKKALEELSTVFENIFTKLGAAGHQRTLDSSFASVAESEIDNLFRD, encoded by the coding sequence ATGGCTCAAATCGTTGAACTTTTTGAAGAAGACTACCAGATAATCAACCAGACCCTGTCGCGCCTGTTGACGGAGTCCAACGCCCGTATCGTGCTCCTCGTGGACCGTTCGGGGCAGCTCATCAGCTCCCACGGCGACACCTCGAACATGGACTCGACGGCCTTCGCCAGCCTGTCGGCGGGCAACTTCGCCGCCACCAGCGCCCTGGCGAAGATTCTCGGGCAGGACGAGTTCAGCGTCCTATTCCACCAGGGCGAGAAGGAGTCCATCCACATCTCCGTCGTGCAGAGCCGGGTCATTCTGGTCATCGTCTTCGACAACCGCACCTCCCTGGGGTTGGTGCGCCTGCGGGTCAAGAAGGCGCTGGAGGAGCTCTCCACCGTCTTCGAGAACATCTTCACCAAGCTCGGCGCCGCCGGACACCAGAGGACCCTGGATTCCTCCTTCGCCTCCGTCGCCGAGAGTGAGATAGACAACCTCTTCCGGGATTGA